From the genome of Spirochaetota bacterium:
AATAATCTTCAAAGCCACCAATCACATCGGTGCGATACGATTGAATACCCTTATCTGTAGCAACAATAATATCTCCTGTTTTATCATCATAGGCAATGTCAATAATGTTATTGGAAAGTAAAGGGCTATTATCATTTGTAAAATGAAAAATTTGAGTTTGACCATCTGAAGAAAAACAGAACAAACCCGACGCTTCTGTGCCTATCCATTTTCTATTGGCACTATCTACAGCAATAGCTGTAACTTTTTCTGTAACCAGTAAAAGCTGTGTTTGACCGTCTTGTGTTATGTATATTTGCTGAGCATCATAATTACCACCATTAAATATGTTTTCCGGATTGTAAATAACTGCCACACCTTGTGATGTACCCAACCAGATATATCCATTTTTATCTTCTGCTATAGACCATACATAATCGGACGGTAATCCGCCATTCCCTTTAGTGCTTGTTAAATATTTGGTATTACTGGAATTCATTGGAGATAGGTTGTTATTTTTATATATAATTATTCCATTGCCCCTTGGTAATAAACTCCATACCTGATTATTTCTGTCATATAAAATGCGTGAAGTAAAAATAGCGTTGTATCCCGGCATACTTAAATTAATAACTTGTCCATTTGGCTTAAGCACACTGAATGGATATGGTGTAATAGGATGATTAACCCATATATTTCCTGATGGGTCCATAGTAATACCACTTAAAAGATGCCAGTTCAAGCCAACAGCCGCAGCATTTACCAGTCCTGTATTAGATTGATTGCTGACTTTGAACAATTGATTATTTTTATATTCAACAATGCCGTTTATCCAACTAACTGCATAAATATGGCTATCGTCTTTCGGATCAATGATGGCATCTGTAAGATCTACAATAGTATCATGGTTGTAATCTCTTAAATAGTTCCACTTTTCTCCATCAAAAAAATACAATCCTTCTAAATAAAAATTAGGAGTGCCTGTTTCATCTATAAGAGAAGGTGCTACTACAATTTTTCCGTTATATGCTTTTACTCTACTAACTAATTTTCCTTTTGTTCCATCTATAACTATAGGAATAGCATCCCATTCATACTTTAAGAAACCGTGCAAATTATCTG
Proteins encoded in this window:
- a CDS encoding T9SS type A sorting domain-containing protein translates to NNQVVAIGNYSIGNQQIMDIVMNYYTGIPPTNPVQCFIADNLHGFLKYEWDAIPIVIDGTKGKLVSRVKAYNGKIVVAPSLIDETGTPNFYLEGLYFFDGEKWNYLRDYNHDTIVDLTDAIIDPKDDSHIYAVSWINGIVEYKNNQLFKVSNQSNTGLVNAAAVGLNWHLLSGITMDPSGNIWVNHPITPYPFSVLKPNGQVINLSMPGYNAIFTSRILYDRNNQVWSLLPRGNGIIIYKNNNLSPMNSSNTKYLTSTKGNGGLPSDYVWSIAEDKNGYIWLGTSQGVAVIYNPENIFNGGNYDAQQIYITQDGQTQLLLVTEKVTAIAVDSANRKWIGTEASGLFCFSSDGQTQIFHFTNDNSPLLSNNIIDIAYDDKTGDIIVATDKGIQSYRTDVIGGFEDYSTVHVFPNPVKYSNENVYIKGLIDGSIAKITDLAGHLVWEGKSNGGMITWNLQSLFNKRVTEGIYIVYATTSDGQQKAVSKIMVINSQQ